Sequence from the Deltaproteobacteria bacterium genome:
ATCCATTGCAAATTTCCTGGACGCTGCGAGGACGGCTTCAAATAATTCTCAGTCTTTGAATGACCATCATCATCGGTATGAACGACGAACAAGGATTGTGCACATAACTGCGGTTGGTATTTTTGTGGTCAGAGATAATCGGCAACGATGCGCATCTCTGATTTAATTTGTCCTTTGATTTTATAATTCTGCTAAGAGTGTTCCTAACGATTTTAGTTTGGCAAGCTCTTTGCAAAACTAATTGTGAACGTAAAATCTTTTGTAGCTCGCTTTGATCGCTCTCCTGATTCAACTGCCGTTGTTGTTGCCTTGACGTTTTTCGGTGTCTTCAGGCGGTGTTTTTCAACACCAAAAATCACAACTGACCTCACCAGGTCAAAAACGGAGCAAATGGTATGAGAAGCAAAGTGTCTAGTATCAGCAAATTATCGTCAGTATCGGCCCTACGGACCATTTCGGTCTTATTGGCGTTCGCTGCGTTCACTGTCGTTGGCTGTCGAGACGGCAAGAAAGCGTCTCAGGCAAAGGCAATTATCGGCACTGACGATCGAACTGAACTCCAGGACGCAAATGTACTAGCACGCCTCGGTCTCCTCAACATAGGTGATCACAACTGTAACGCGACATTGATCGGACCTAACGTAGTGATCACTGTGGTGCACTGTGTTGATAAAGCCGATTTAAGTGATGTTGACGGTTTCACCTTTTCATCTGCCAGCGGCAAGATTGCGCGTGTCGAAAAGCTGATTTCAGCTGATACAAAAAAAGACTTAGCCGTCTATAAACTCGACACAGGAAAATTCGAGTATTTTGCACCAAGTCTAAAATCCTCTGTCGACCAGGCTATCACTGTGGCTGGCTATGACTTGACTAGTGGTAAGTGGGTGCAGTCAATCTGTAACATTAAGTCGAAGGAAGCTGCCGCTGCTGCCTTCACCTACGAGTGTGACACCGTACCCGGGATGTCAGGGTCGGCGGTTCTGAGTAATGGCGAGGTGATTGGACTGCATGTGGCTCATAACTCAAAGCTCAATAAGAACCTTGGTCTCGACTTTGCGAGTCTCAGTGACCCCAAAGCTGACTTGGCTAGCCTTCCACAAAATAGCCTTGAAGCGTTCAAAATGCCTTGCATTTGCTGTCGTGGGTGTAATGTCGAGATTCCAAATCCCCTCGAGGCTGCCAAAGATGCCATCATAGGTAACGCTGCAAAAGTAAAC
This genomic interval carries:
- a CDS encoding trypsin-like serine protease, yielding MRSKVSSISKLSSVSALRTISVLLAFAAFTVVGCRDGKKASQAKAIIGTDDRTELQDANVLARLGLLNIGDHNCNATLIGPNVVITVVHCVDKADLSDVDGFTFSSASGKIARVEKLISADTKKDLAVYKLDTGKFEYFAPSLKSSVDQAITVAGYDLTSGKWVQSICNIKSKEAAAAAFTYECDTVPGMSGSAVLSNGEVIGLHVAHNSKLNKNLGLDFASLSDPKADLASLPQNSLEAFKMPCICCRGCNVEIPNPLEAAKDAIIGNAAKVNSNILGDQAKAAGWTRATCGAVAAGVIGGTTIAAGTAICAFMTVGAAACPAFLATVSPAVVVATCAQLCTDHRLADPECQ